In Candidatus Liberimonas magnetica, one DNA window encodes the following:
- a CDS encoding electron transfer flavoprotein subunit beta/FixA family protein — translation MHFIVCIKQVPNTTNVQIDPETNTLKREGVESVINPFDEYAIEEGISLKERVGDSKSTVITMGPPQAEAALREALGRGIDNAVLVSDRAFAGADTWATAYTLSQAIKTLGVYDLIICGKQATDGDTAQVGPGIAEMLDIPHVAYVKKIEEIKPGFIRVERMMEDGYDIIEMPLPALITVVKEINTPRLPSLRHMMAAKKAQITKFSAQDIKANSSNIGLTGSPTQVNKIFSPPPRSGGIKIEGSPHEIAQTLVEKLKTTQII, via the coding sequence ATGCATTTTATAGTTTGTATTAAACAGGTACCGAATACTACTAATGTTCAAATAGATCCGGAAACAAATACTCTTAAAAGAGAAGGGGTTGAATCTGTTATAAATCCGTTTGATGAATATGCCATTGAAGAAGGCATCAGTCTTAAGGAAAGAGTGGGTGATAGTAAAAGCACTGTTATTACCATGGGGCCTCCTCAGGCAGAGGCCGCTTTAAGAGAAGCTTTAGGAAGGGGTATTGACAATGCGGTACTTGTTTCAGACCGGGCATTTGCAGGAGCAGATACCTGGGCCACAGCCTACACACTTTCTCAGGCAATAAAAACTTTAGGGGTGTATGACCTTATTATATGCGGCAAACAGGCAACAGACGGTGATACAGCCCAGGTAGGGCCCGGCATAGCGGAGATGTTAGATATCCCTCACGTAGCCTATGTAAAAAAGATAGAAGAAATAAAGCCGGGATTTATTAGAGTTGAGCGTATGATGGAAGACGGCTACGATATAATTGAAATGCCTCTTCCTGCCCTGATAACCGTTGTTAAAGAGATAAATACTCCGAGGCTTCCTTCTTTAAGGCATATGATGGCGGCAAAAAAAGCACAAATAACAAAATTTAGTGCTCAGGATATTAAAGCTAATTCATCGAATATCGGGCTTACAGGATCGCCTACTCAAGTAAACAAAATATTCAGCCCGCCGCCGCGTTCCGGCGGGATAAAAATAGAAGGTTCTCCCCATGAAATAGCTCAAACACTGGTTGAAAAGTTAAAGACAACACAGATAATATAA
- a CDS encoding acyl-CoA dehydrogenase family protein — MDYFLTDEQKMIVEISRKVAQEKLKPVREHYDETEEFPWPVIKEFANADLCGLYIPTQYGGFGGGVFELVLCVEELCKVDGGIALALAATGLGIFPVLLHGTEEQKKKYLPDIASGKKLAAFGLTEPEAGSDATAMKTTAKKEGDFYVLNGTKCFITNAGEAETYTVLAKTNPARGPRGISCFVLEKGMPGFEFGKKEKKMGIRASVTRELIFNNCMVPKENLVGKEGHGLIVAQATLDYSRPGVAAQALGIAAGALDEALAYSRTRSQFGQTISSFQAIQHMMADMATEVEAARALLYQTSRMIDKNPGVRTSKESAMSKLFCSEVAMRTTTNAVQILGGYGYIREYPVEKMMRDAKITQIYEGTSQIQRNEIALNLIKESAAKK, encoded by the coding sequence ATGGACTATTTTTTGACCGATGAACAAAAAATGATCGTTGAGATATCCAGAAAAGTGGCTCAGGAAAAGCTCAAGCCCGTAAGAGAACATTATGATGAAACAGAGGAATTCCCCTGGCCCGTAATTAAGGAATTTGCCAATGCAGACCTTTGCGGGTTATATATACCTACCCAGTACGGCGGGTTCGGAGGCGGGGTGTTCGAGCTGGTGCTTTGTGTAGAGGAACTCTGTAAAGTTGACGGCGGCATAGCACTTGCACTGGCAGCTACGGGATTAGGAATATTCCCTGTTCTTTTACACGGCACTGAAGAGCAAAAGAAAAAATATCTCCCAGACATAGCCTCAGGAAAGAAACTGGCTGCATTCGGTTTAACAGAACCGGAAGCGGGTTCGGACGCCACTGCCATGAAGACAACAGCTAAGAAAGAAGGGGATTTTTATGTTTTAAACGGCACAAAATGTTTTATTACAAATGCCGGCGAAGCCGAAACCTATACAGTTCTTGCAAAGACAAACCCTGCAAGGGGGCCGAGAGGCATATCATGTTTTGTCCTGGAAAAAGGCATGCCGGGCTTTGAGTTCGGGAAAAAAGAGAAAAAAATGGGCATAAGAGCATCGGTAACCAGAGAACTTATATTCAATAACTGCATGGTTCCAAAAGAAAACCTTGTAGGAAAAGAGGGGCATGGATTGATAGTAGCTCAGGCTACTCTGGATTATTCAAGGCCCGGCGTGGCTGCGCAGGCTTTGGGAATAGCAGCTGGTGCGCTTGATGAAGCTCTGGCCTATTCAAGGACAAGATCGCAGTTCGGGCAGACTATTTCTTCATTTCAGGCTATCCAGCATATGATGGCTGATATGGCTACAGAGGTTGAAGCTGCCAGGGCTCTTTTATACCAAACCTCAAGAATGATCGACAAAAACCCGGGTGTAAGGACATCAAAAGAATCAGCTATGTCCAAACTTTTTTGTTCTGAAGTTGCTATGAGAACAACTACTAATGCGGTCCAGATATTGGGCGGCTACGGATATATCAGGGAATACCCGGTAGAAAAGATGATGCGTGATGCAAAGATAACCCAGATATACGAAGGCACAAGCCAGATACAGCGCAACGAAATAGCACTTAATTTAATAAAAGAATCAGCAGCAAAAAAATAG